A genome region from Penaeus vannamei isolate JL-2024 chromosome 20, ASM4276789v1, whole genome shotgun sequence includes the following:
- the Taf2 gene encoding LOW QUALITY PROTEIN: transcription initiation factor TFIID subunit 2 (The sequence of the model RefSeq protein was modified relative to this genomic sequence to represent the inferred CDS: substituted 1 base at 1 genomic stop codon; added 239 bases not found in genome assembly): MIYTIIIGAYIWFSPYSDKQRVPLKLSKEIGTETKMKDLSSKNPKVSGETKGQNPHKMKKDKEIIKPYKLSHQILSLTGINFTRQTVIGFTELTLIPSKDSIRYIWLNCKQCCVYRVTLNDTLEVQFQYSDPLLEVCQQDSKQRNLEYLNKAQLTGVTAVDPEIGRGELVITVPLEAQHMIQEGKPLRVGVEFSLEKPQSGLHFVVPNTEGTLVEKGAHMFTYGNENSARLWFPCIDTWSEVCTWRLEFTVDDFMTAVSCGDLLEVVYTQDMRRKTFHYYLSTPTCAPNIALVVGPFEIYVDPFMNEITHFCLPNLLPLMKATSKYLHEAFEFYEELLSTRYPYSCYKQVYVDEAYNSLHSYATMSILDVNLLCSNRIIDQVYETRKTMALCVAQQFFGCFLSRYSWADAWLTTGIANYLMSLYVKKHFGFNEYKDWIWVLNGLFSYAVTCLIVFFFVXAIFTVTGKDITVFCDQWVRQGGHAKFNMKFLFNRKRNIVEMTIEQGYIGELGIRRYVGPLVVWIQELDGTFKHTLQIEHQVSKKEIVCHSKSRRNKKKKIPLCTGEEVDMDLSHLDADSPVLWLRLDPDMTLMRAVEVEQPDNQWQYQLRHERDVTAQTEAINALLRLAKQGAVTTEMRNTLNAVLENEQCFYKVRCRAAHCLTRVANAMVANWNGPPAMMQIFRKMFGSFSCPNIIRQHDFTSLQNYFILKTLPVAMAGLRNTHKQCPPEVLGFLMDLFKYSDNSKNRYSDNYYRAALVDALAAAVSPALVQHDPATITSDTLTEDMKRILSEIVRYLNLEKMLPCYKYTVTVSCLRALRVLQKNGHLPPKSDIFKAYAAYPQYIDVRLAAIEQIVDFLIRDGTREDMDFLLTLAESDPVPMIRYRTLVLLAKNPPFIMGQSHKLDTQQLVDRLWNFMNSGQPCDSRVRCAVLDLYYALYGRRRPACIPASEPALVLNLRKPPNPPIMSPVIVKEEEEEKIQPIKREAPPDDVFPELKTEIKTEVNEMPVEVIFTEDSKVRIKDDVEVFDEEVDCTVTPSMPTSIDGDMSESTTSLPGECHNVAGAPTGFDSDMFRTGSADSHGKSHKSKKKKKDKKHKKHKKHKHEHKDKDKLDKLDKFIQEENLSSGSSNPPSPASPNMPSSMTF; this comes from the exons ATGATTTACACGATCATAATAGGAGCGTATATTTGGTTCAGCCCATATTCAGATAA GCAGAGGGTCCCCTTAAAGCTTTCAAAAGAAATAGGGACAGAAACTAAGATGAAGGATTT GTCATCAAAAAACCCCAAGGTTTCTGGGGAAACCAAAGGCCAGAATCCCCACAagatgaagaaagacaaagagatcaTAAAACCTTACAAATT GTCTCATCAGATTCTAAGTTTGACAGGGATAAATTTCACAAGACAGACAGTAATT gGATTTACTGAACTAACCTTAATACCATCTAAGGATAGCATCCGATACATCTGGTTGAACTGCAAGCAATGTTGTGTGTATCGTGTGACTCTGAATGACACTCTAGAAGTACAGTTCCAATACTCTGATCCACTTCTTGAAGTATGCCAGCAAGATTCCAAACA GAGGAATCTTGAGTACCTCAACAAAGCCCAGTTAACAGGGGTTACTGCAGTAGACCCAGAGATAGGGCGAGGAGAACTTGTTATAACAGTTCCCTTAGAAGCTCAGCATATGATCCAGGAAGGGAAACCTTTACGTGTTGGCGTTGAATTTTCCCTGGAAAAGCCTCAGTCAGGTTTACATTTTGTGGTGCCTAACACAGAAGGAACATTAGTTGAG AAAGGGGCGCACATGTTCACATATGGCAATGAAAACAGTGCTCGATTATGGTTTCCCTGTATTGACACTTGGAGTGAAGTATGCACTTGGAGACTGGAGTTCACAGTGGATGATTTTATGACAGCTGTAAGCTGTGGAGACCTCTTAGAGGTTGTCTACACACAGGATATGAGACGGAAAACTTTTCACTATTATCTCTCAACCCCAACATGTGCCCCAaatattgctcttgttgttgg ACCCTTTGAGATATATGTGGATCCCTTCATGAATGAGATCACCCATTTTTGTCTCCCTAATTTGCTGCCTCTTATGAAAGCAACAAGCAAATACCTTCATGAAGCTTTTGAATTCTATGAGGAACTTCTTTCAACAAG ATATCCCTACTCATGTTACAAACAAGTTTATGTTGATGAAGCATATAACAGTCTTCACTCTTATGCAACCATGAGCATTCTTGA TGTGAATTTGCTTTGTAGTAACAGAATTATTGACCAAGTGTATGAAACCAGAAAAACAATGGCTCTTTGTGTGGCACAGCAATTCTTTGGATGTTTTCTCTCCCGATACTCCTGGGCTGATGCCTGGCTAACAACAGGCATTGCTAACTACCTGATGAGTCTCTATGTTAAGAAGCATTTTGGCTTCAATGAATACAAAGATTGGATA TGGGTATTAAATGGTCTTTTTTCATATGCTGTCAcatgtttaattgtttttttttttgtataggccATCTTCACAGTGACAGGGAAAGACATTACAGTGTTTTGTGACCAGTGGGTACGACAAGGAGGACATGCTAAGTTCAATATGAAGTTTCTCTTCAACCGGAAAAG AAATATTGTTGAGATGACTATTGAACAAGGTTATATTGGTGAATTAGGAATTCGTCGTTATGTTGGTCCCTTGGTGGTGTGGATTCAAGAGTTGGATGGAACATTTAAGCACACTTTACAAATTGAGCACCAG gtatcaaaaaaagaaattgtCTGCCATTCAAAATcccgaagaaacaagaagaaaaagattccTTTGTGCACTGGAGAGGAAGTGGACATGGACCTGAGCCATCTGGA tGCTGATTCCCCTGTTCTCTGGCTTCGCCTGGATCCAGACATGACGCTAATGCGTGCTGTGGAAGTGGAGCAGCCTGACAATCAGTGGCAGTACCAATTGAGACATGAGCGGGATGTGACAGCTCAGACTGAGGCCATCAATGCCCTTTTGCGATTAGCGAAGCAAG GAGCTGTAACAACTGAAATGAGGAATACTCTTAATGCCGTTTTGGAGAATGAACAGTGCTTTTACAAG GTCCGTTGTAGAGCAGCACACTGCCTGACCAGAGTAGCCAATGCCATGGTAGCAAACTGGAATGGTCCTCCAGCAATGATGCAGATCTTCCGCAAGATGTTTGGATCCTTTTCCTGCCCCAATATCATAAGGCAGCATGACTTTACCAGCTTACAGAACTACTTCATTCTCAAG ACACTGCCAGTTGCCATGGCAGGTCTTCGCAACACCCACAAGCAGTGTCCTCCTGAAGTTTTGGGGTTCCTGATGGACCTCTTCAAGTATAGTGATAATTCCAAGAACCGCTACTCAGACAATTACTACCGTGCTGCACTTGTTGATGCCTTGGCAGCTGCAGTTTCTCCAGCACTTGTGCAGCATGACCCAGCAACCATTACTTCAGACACTCTGACTGAGGATATGAAGAGGATCTTAAGCGAA ATTGTTCGTTACTTGAACTTAGAAAAAATGCTGCCTTGTTATAAGTATACTGTGACAGTGTCCTGCCTCCGTGCTCTGCGGGTTCTTCAGAAGAATGGTCATTTACCGCCAAAATCTGACATCTTCAAGGCATATGCAGCTTACCCACAGTATATAG ATGTGCGCCTTGCAGCAATTGAGCAGATAGTAGACTTCCTAATCCGCGATGGGACTCGTGAAGATATGGACTTTTTGCTGACACTGGCTGAGTCAGACCCTGTTCCAATGATCAGATATCGTACCCTTGTACTGCTAGCTAAAAATCCTCCATTCATCATGGGTCAGAGTCACAAGTTGGACACCCAGCAGCTGGTGGATCGTCTCTGGAATTTCATGAA TTCTGGACAGCCATGTGACTCAAGAGTACGTTGTGCAGTGCTGGATCTCTACTACGCCTTGTATGGCCGTCGTAGGCCAGCTTGCATTCCTGCCTCAGAACCTGCACTGGTGCTGAATCTTCGCAAACCACCGAATCCACCCATCATGAGTCCCGTTATA gtgaaagaagaagaggaagagaagattcaGCCCATAAAACGTGAGGCGCCACCGGATGATGTTTTCCCGGAGCTCAAGACAGAAATCAAGACTGAAGTGAATGAGATGCCTGTTGAGGTTATCTTTACAGAAGATTCCAAAGTTAGAATAAAG GATGATGTGGAAGTGTTTGATGAAGAGGTTGATTGTACAGTGACACCCAGTATGCCAACAAGCATTGATGGTGACATGTCAGAATCAACAACATCACTACCCGGAGAATGTCATAATGTTGCTGGAGCTCCTACAG